A window of Cohnella herbarum contains these coding sequences:
- a CDS encoding zinc-dependent alcohol dehydrogenase family protein, producing MNMMSALVVESPGNAVVLQVPIPRAKKGEIVVRVKRAGICGTDLHIYKGEYLSPYPIIPGHEFSGVVHEVGNGAERFQVGDRVSAEPNLSCGRCRFCLSGRANHCDNWAAIGVTLPGAMAEYVAVPEELATKLPDSLSFAQGAFIEPVACVVHALNRLSPRTGDRALLFGAGAMGQQWVQALARSGVSELVVVDLAEEKLELAMRWGATQVLQAGSAATQLQGRTGKDGFDIVIDTTGVPRVIANSFQYIGPCGRYVQFGVTKEDDSVQLRTFDLYQLEWTFIGSMALNHTFAPALAWLESGRVSTEHLVTRELTLESAVKYLQGDRSPKDMKVQISFE from the coding sequence ATGAACATGATGAGCGCTCTTGTCGTGGAGAGCCCCGGTAATGCCGTTGTTCTTCAGGTGCCCATCCCTCGCGCTAAGAAAGGCGAGATTGTCGTTCGAGTCAAAAGAGCGGGGATTTGCGGTACGGATCTTCATATTTATAAAGGAGAGTATTTATCTCCTTATCCGATCATTCCCGGACATGAGTTTTCCGGCGTCGTCCACGAGGTGGGTAACGGAGCCGAGCGGTTTCAAGTCGGAGACCGAGTAAGCGCCGAACCGAACTTATCGTGCGGTCGCTGTCGCTTCTGTCTATCGGGCCGCGCTAACCATTGCGACAACTGGGCGGCGATCGGCGTTACGCTTCCCGGCGCAATGGCGGAATACGTCGCCGTGCCCGAGGAGCTTGCAACGAAGCTGCCGGATTCGTTATCGTTCGCGCAAGGGGCATTCATCGAGCCCGTCGCCTGCGTTGTACATGCTTTGAATCGGCTAAGTCCCAGGACGGGAGACCGCGCGCTTCTATTCGGCGCAGGGGCGATGGGCCAACAATGGGTACAGGCCTTGGCGCGTTCGGGCGTTTCGGAGTTAGTCGTCGTCGATCTTGCGGAGGAAAAGCTGGAGCTTGCCATGCGGTGGGGAGCGACTCAGGTGTTGCAGGCGGGTTCGGCCGCGACGCAGTTGCAGGGACGAACGGGGAAAGACGGCTTCGATATCGTCATCGATACGACCGGAGTCCCTCGGGTTATCGCGAATTCGTTCCAGTATATCGGACCATGCGGCCGTTATGTTCAGTTCGGCGTAACGAAGGAGGACGATTCCGTCCAGCTACGGACGTTCGATCTTTACCAACTCGAATGGACGTTTATCGGTTCGATGGCGCTTAACCATACTTTCGCTCCGGCGCTTGCTTGGCTTGAGTCCGGACGAGTAAGCACGGAACATCTCGTGACCCGCGAGCTGACGCTCGAAAGCGCCGTGAAGTATTTACAGGGCGACCGTTCGCCGAAAGATATGAAAGTACAGATTTCGTTCGAATAG
- a CDS encoding FAD-dependent oxidoreductase, translating to MRNNQISYDTNIPVIGDVDVLVIGGGPAGIGAALAAARAGAKTALVERYGFLGGNATAGLVGPFMNSYSDDGKTQLVKGVFDELVRRMESFGGAVHPEQVRTGSAYSGFFSKGHDHVTPFDPEAVKLAAAEMMEEAGVRMFMHTFFVDSIVEDGRVNGALIVNKSGLQAIRAKVTVDCSADGDVAFRAGAELEVGRKSDGLTQPMTMFFRVAGVNDEEILKYVEDHPEERDLLFGSLIAEKREAGEWTVNKNHLGIYRTTQAGVWRVNTSRVQGLAGTNAEDLSKAELEGRRQVFELLAFFRKYFPGFRNAVLVDTATQIGVRETRRLVGEYMLTSEDLISGRSFEDVIALYGYPIDIHSPNEVTTEFSKEFKTANIYQMPYRILVPQKVNGLLVAGRCVSATHEALGAIRVMPCAFALGQAAGAGAALASASGIEPRNVNIRELHQTLLAQDVVLPAGIA from the coding sequence GTGCGTAACAATCAAATTTCTTACGATACGAATATTCCGGTCATCGGCGACGTCGACGTTCTCGTGATCGGCGGCGGCCCGGCGGGAATCGGAGCAGCTCTCGCCGCTGCAAGAGCGGGAGCGAAGACGGCTTTGGTAGAGCGTTACGGATTTCTCGGGGGCAACGCGACGGCGGGCTTGGTCGGGCCTTTCATGAACTCTTATAGCGATGACGGCAAGACTCAGCTTGTTAAAGGCGTGTTCGATGAATTGGTACGGAGGATGGAATCGTTCGGCGGAGCGGTTCACCCCGAGCAAGTGAGAACGGGAAGCGCCTATTCCGGCTTCTTCAGCAAAGGGCACGACCATGTGACGCCATTCGATCCCGAGGCCGTTAAGCTCGCTGCGGCGGAAATGATGGAGGAAGCGGGAGTACGGATGTTCATGCACACCTTCTTCGTCGATTCCATCGTGGAGGACGGCAGGGTGAACGGCGCTCTCATCGTGAACAAGTCGGGCTTGCAGGCTATTCGCGCCAAGGTAACGGTAGACTGCAGCGCCGACGGAGACGTGGCGTTCCGTGCCGGAGCGGAGCTCGAAGTAGGCAGGAAATCGGACGGGCTTACCCAGCCGATGACGATGTTCTTCCGCGTGGCCGGAGTGAACGACGAAGAAATTCTGAAATACGTCGAGGATCACCCGGAGGAGCGGGATCTGTTGTTCGGCAGCTTGATCGCGGAGAAGCGGGAAGCGGGAGAATGGACGGTCAACAAAAACCACCTAGGCATTTATCGTACGACTCAGGCCGGAGTATGGCGAGTGAATACGAGCCGGGTACAAGGACTCGCGGGCACGAATGCGGAGGATCTGTCCAAGGCGGAGTTGGAAGGACGCCGTCAAGTATTCGAGCTGCTGGCTTTCTTCCGCAAGTACTTTCCGGGCTTCCGGAATGCGGTGCTCGTCGATACGGCAACGCAGATCGGCGTCCGCGAGACGAGAAGACTTGTCGGAGAATATATGCTGACTTCCGAAGATTTGATCAGCGGACGTTCCTTCGAAGATGTCATCGCTCTCTATGGCTATCCGATCGATATTCACAGTCCTAACGAAGTGACGACCGAGTTCAGCAAAGAATTCAAGACGGCGAATATTTATCAGATGCCTTATCGTATTCTCGTTCCGCAGAAAGTAAACGGACTGCTCGTTGCCGGCCGGTGCGTGTCCGCGACGCATGAAGCGCTCGGAGCGATCCGGGTCATGCCTTGCGCATTCGCGTTGGGACAAGCCGCGGGAGCGGGAGCGGCATTAGCGTCGGCTTCGGGAATCGAGCCGCGTAACGTAAATATCCGCGAGTTGCATCAAACCTTGCTTGCGCAGGATGTCGTTTTGCCTGCCGGTATCGCTTAA